The following are encoded together in the Ignavibacteriales bacterium genome:
- a CDS encoding glycosyltransferase family 4 protein: MKQNTTKSALKRIAFIGNYLPRQCGIATFTTDLCEAIASQFKRTTCFALPVNDVEAGYAYPTRVRFELTEKDIDSYRRAADFLNINNVDLVCLQFEYGIYGGRAGSHILSLLRELRMPIVTTLHTILKNPDPDQRRVLEEVAALSDRLVVMSERGSEFLNDVYNVPLEKVDMIPHGIPDVAFVDPSFNKDLFGVEGKTVLLSFGLLSSSKGIETVISALPDIVARYPDLVYIIVGATHPRVIQQEGETYRLSLQWLAQQKGVESNVIFYNRFVSSEELVEFIGAADIYITPYLNEAQITSGTLAYTLGAGKAVISTPYWYAQEMLSDGRGVLVPFRDSAALAEQVINLLDNEAERHAMRKRAYMFGRAMIWSEVAQRYMESFERARVERRHYIQPGLIAKALDKYPGELPPLKLDHLENMTDDTGMFQHALFTVPNYSHGYTTDDNARALLVSALLDELGHDESLKLSSRYLSFLGYAFNTQTHQFRNFMDYQHNWLEVKGSDDSHGRALWALGTILNRGNIPAQNSMAAWLFEQTLPAILLTTSPRAWAFALIGINEYSQKFAGDRRADKVRDELAGRLLTLYQNNLSGDWHWFEKELSYCNAALPHALLICGTSMSDKAMTDAGLDSLNWLADLQRSSAGHFVPIGSNGFYKHGGERARFDQQPVEAQAMVSACLEAFGITRDKFWNKEARRAFEWFLGRNDLNLPIYDPTTGGCRDGLHPDRANENQGAESTLAFLQSLLELSLAKQKHLSMEALLK, translated from the coding sequence TTGAAACAAAACACTACAAAATCAGCACTCAAACGAATTGCATTCATTGGAAATTATTTACCGCGACAATGCGGAATTGCAACATTTACAACTGATTTGTGTGAAGCAATCGCATCACAATTTAAACGTACAACATGCTTCGCACTGCCGGTCAACGATGTAGAAGCTGGCTATGCATATCCGACCCGTGTTCGATTTGAACTCACAGAAAAAGATATCGATTCTTACCGGCGAGCAGCCGATTTTCTAAACATTAATAATGTTGATTTGGTTTGTCTGCAATTTGAGTATGGAATATACGGCGGAAGAGCTGGCAGTCATATCCTCTCTCTTTTGCGTGAACTGCGAATGCCGATAGTTACAACTTTACATACTATACTAAAAAATCCTGATCCTGATCAGAGGCGGGTATTGGAAGAAGTTGCCGCTTTATCAGATCGCTTGGTTGTTATGAGTGAACGCGGTTCTGAATTTCTAAATGATGTTTATAATGTACCTTTGGAAAAAGTCGATATGATTCCACACGGTATCCCGGATGTTGCGTTTGTTGATCCAAGTTTTAATAAAGATTTATTTGGGGTAGAGGGTAAAACCGTTTTACTAAGTTTTGGTTTACTCTCTTCCAGCAAAGGAATTGAAACCGTCATATCGGCATTACCCGACATTGTCGCTCGTTACCCTGATCTTGTTTATATCATTGTAGGGGCAACACATCCTCGTGTCATTCAACAGGAGGGAGAAACTTACCGCTTGTCCTTGCAGTGGCTTGCTCAACAGAAAGGCGTGGAAAGTAATGTTATTTTTTACAACCGCTTTGTTAGTTCTGAAGAACTTGTTGAATTCATTGGTGCAGCCGATATCTATATTACACCTTATCTAAACGAAGCACAGATTACAAGCGGCACTCTGGCTTACACGTTAGGGGCAGGTAAAGCTGTTATCTCTACTCCATATTGGTACGCGCAAGAAATGCTTTCGGATGGAAGGGGTGTGCTGGTTCCATTCCGCGATTCTGCAGCTTTGGCTGAGCAGGTTATTAACTTATTAGATAACGAAGCCGAACGTCATGCAATGCGCAAGCGTGCTTATATGTTTGGACGTGCGATGATCTGGTCCGAAGTTGCACAACGTTATATGGAAAGTTTTGAACGCGCAAGGGTGGAGCGTCGTCATTATATCCAGCCGGGATTAATAGCTAAAGCATTAGATAAATATCCAGGTGAATTACCTCCCCTAAAATTAGATCACTTAGAAAATATGACAGATGATACCGGGATGTTCCAACATGCACTTTTTACAGTTCCAAATTATTCACACGGCTATACAACAGATGACAATGCGCGCGCTTTATTAGTCAGCGCTCTGCTTGATGAACTCGGTCATGACGAAAGTTTAAAATTGTCATCCCGCTATCTTTCTTTTCTTGGATATGCCTTTAATACACAGACCCATCAATTTCGGAATTTTATGGATTACCAGCACAATTGGTTGGAAGTGAAAGGTTCAGATGATAGCCATGGACGCGCATTGTGGGCGTTGGGCACAATATTGAATCGAGGTAACATACCTGCGCAGAATAGTATGGCGGCATGGTTATTTGAACAAACTTTACCTGCTATTTTATTAACTACAAGCCCGCGTGCATGGGCATTTGCTCTAATTGGCATTAATGAGTATTCACAAAAATTTGCTGGTGACCGTAGAGCAGATAAGGTCAGAGATGAATTAGCCGGACGACTGCTGACACTATATCAGAATAATCTTTCTGGCGACTGGCACTGGTTCGAAAAAGAGCTTTCGTATTGCAATGCTGCTCTGCCCCATGCTTTACTAATTTGTGGCACATCGATGTCTGACAAAGCTATGACTGATGCCGGATTGGATTCGCTAAATTGGCTTGCCGATTTGCAGCGCTCAAGTGCAGGGCATTTTGTCCCGATCGGTTCTAACGGGTTTTATAAGCATGGAGGAGAACGTGCCCGTTTCGATCAACAACCAGTTGAAGCACAAGCAATGGTATCGGCTTGCCTCGAGGCTTTTGGAATTACCAGAGACAAATTCTGGAACAAGGAGGCTCGAAGAGCATTTGAATGGTTTCTCGGACGCAACGATTTAAATCTTCCCATTTACGATCCTACTACAGGAGGTTGCAGAGATGGTTTACATCCTGACCGTGCAAATGAAAACCAGGGAGCGGAATCTACACTTGCCTTTCTTCAGTCATTATTGGAGCTGAGTTTGGCTAAACAAAAACATTTATCTATGGAGGCATTATTAAAATGA
- a CDS encoding glycosidase: MNNQHAELFHRNKLNPILRADNWPYPINSVFNAGAALMSDGTTLLLCRVEDRRGLSHFCSARSANGIDGWLIDPQPTLLPDPDKHPEELWGIEDPRITFVPELKKYVVVYTAYTRDGPGVALALTEDFKSFERYGIIMPPEDKDAALLPHRIDGNWAMIHRPVSAPRAHMWISFSPDLKNWGKHVLMMDARKGAWWDANKIGLSPPPIETSEGWLVIYHGVKQSCGGCIYRLGLALFDLNRPEICFKRGNEWIFAPEEPYEKNGDVGNVVFPCGYTIAPDGDTINIYYGAADTCIGLATGSIKEMLRWLDQHSS, encoded by the coding sequence ATGAACAATCAACATGCAGAACTTTTTCACCGTAATAAATTAAATCCGATTCTTAGAGCTGATAATTGGCCATATCCTATAAACAGTGTATTCAATGCAGGCGCTGCACTAATGTCTGATGGAACAACATTGCTACTGTGTCGCGTAGAAGATAGGCGGGGACTTTCTCACTTTTGTTCTGCACGTTCTGCAAATGGCATTGATGGCTGGCTGATTGATCCACAGCCAACTCTTTTACCTGATCCGGATAAACATCCGGAAGAATTGTGGGGTATTGAAGATCCACGCATCACTTTTGTGCCGGAATTAAAGAAGTATGTTGTTGTTTATACTGCGTACACCCGCGATGGTCCCGGTGTTGCTTTGGCACTTACAGAAGATTTTAAAAGTTTTGAGCGTTATGGAATTATAATGCCGCCGGAGGATAAAGACGCTGCACTTTTGCCACATCGCATTGACGGCAACTGGGCTATGATTCATAGACCCGTCAGTGCACCAAGAGCACACATGTGGATTTCTTTTTCACCAGACCTAAAGAATTGGGGTAAACATGTTTTAATGATGGATGCCAGAAAAGGGGCGTGGTGGGACGCAAATAAAATTGGTTTATCTCCCCCGCCAATTGAAACATCAGAAGGCTGGTTAGTGATTTACCATGGAGTAAAACAATCCTGTGGAGGTTGTATTTATAGATTAGGACTCGCACTGTTTGATTTAAACCGACCAGAGATTTGCTTTAAACGCGGTAACGAATGGATCTTTGCGCCCGAAGAACCTTACGAAAAGAATGGGGATGTTGGAAATGTGGTTTTTCCATGCGGTTACACTATTGCACCAGATGGGGATACAATTAATATTTATTATGGTGCTGCGGATACCTGCATTGGCTTAGCAACAGGAAGTATTAAAGAAATGTTAAGGTGGCTTGATCAACATAGTTCTTAG
- a CDS encoding zinc-dependent alcohol dehydrogenase family protein, with the protein MNALVYHGPGKRSWEEKPKPTIKDSTDAIVRITKTTICGTDLHIMKGDVPEVADGLILGHEGVGVIQEVGAGVSNFKAGDKVLISCITSCGSCDACRKGMYSHCETGGWILGHLIDGTQADYVRIPHADTSLYHIPDGVDEDAIVMLSDILPTGFECGVLNGQIKPGDTVAIIGAGPIGLATLLTAQFYSPAEIIMVDFDENRLNVAKTFGATKLVSKNAAEEIMKLTDGKGVDVAIEAVGIAATFDICQSIIAAGGHIANVGVHGKSVELHLEKLWSKNIIITTRLVDTVTTPMLLKTVLSGKLKPEKLITHRFALNEIMKAYDIFGNAAKEKAIKVILS; encoded by the coding sequence ATGAACGCATTAGTATATCACGGACCTGGCAAACGCAGCTGGGAAGAAAAACCGAAACCCACGATTAAGGATTCTACCGATGCAATTGTCAGGATTACAAAAACAACGATATGCGGAACTGATCTCCACATAATGAAAGGAGACGTTCCTGAAGTGGCTGATGGGCTAATACTTGGGCATGAAGGAGTTGGAGTTATTCAGGAAGTTGGAGCGGGTGTCTCGAATTTTAAAGCTGGCGATAAGGTTTTAATATCCTGCATTACTTCTTGTGGAAGTTGTGATGCGTGCAGGAAAGGAATGTATTCACATTGTGAAACCGGAGGTTGGATTCTTGGTCATTTGATTGATGGGACACAAGCAGATTATGTGAGGATACCGCATGCTGATACCAGTCTTTATCATATTCCGGATGGTGTGGACGAAGATGCCATTGTAATGTTGAGTGATATTTTACCGACAGGTTTTGAATGTGGAGTTCTTAATGGACAAATCAAACCTGGTGATACTGTTGCAATTATTGGTGCAGGACCAATTGGACTTGCAACTTTACTCACTGCTCAATTCTATTCTCCTGCTGAAATTATTATGGTTGACTTTGATGAAAACCGATTGAATGTAGCTAAAACATTTGGTGCAACAAAGCTTGTCAGTAAAAATGCTGCTGAAGAAATAATGAAGCTGACAGATGGAAAGGGAGTTGATGTTGCTATCGAAGCGGTGGGGATAGCCGCTACATTTGATATCTGCCAATCAATTATTGCAGCCGGCGGGCATATAGCAAACGTCGGTGTGCACGGTAAAAGTGTTGAGTTACATCTCGAGAAGTTGTGGTCAAAAAACATCATCATTACGACCAGACTTGTTGATACGGTGACTACACCAATGCTTTTAAAGACAGTTCTTTCAGGAAAGCTAAAGCCCGAAAAGTTAATTACTCATCGGTTTGCGCTAAATGAAATCATGAAAGCTTATGACATTTTCGGAAACGCTGCAAAAGAAAAAGCTATCAAGGTTATTCTTTCTTAA
- a CDS encoding OmpA family protein, with product MKKLIYSLILICLAAISQPIHAQFSDYSTKFGLQLNGLLPDTEFDKKGIPNNADFKFSYLGRIFLRFELGTEILEGEVGAGYGTLSGVDFTNSEWKTTIIPIDFRLILSPFNTKGWNPYIFAGAGYLNYNVETRPVSPTPITGGDLKDSEWSAFIPFGLGIEFALSETVLLDISGGYTQTFTDNLNYYNNKEAYSGVTTVNDGYYSAGLGITLVSGWGGSDHDNDGLTKREEDELGTDPNNPDTDGDGLMDGEEVNKYFTNPLNPDSDGDGLKDGEEVLNYKTDPNKADTDGDGLKDGEEVLNYKTDPLNADTDGDNLNDGDEVLKYKTDPNKVDTDGDGLKDGEEILKYKTDPLTVDTDGGSIGDGVEVKRGTDPLDPSDDVVKVSVAPPVAFEGITFAFDKSKITPESEKILMDALNTLKNNEDVSVEISGHTDNVGSDAYNQKLSLRRADAVKGWLVSKGISSDRLTSVGYGESKPKVPNDTPENMHLNRRVEFKQIK from the coding sequence ATGAAAAAACTAATCTACTCGCTTATACTGATTTGTTTGGCTGCAATCAGCCAACCTATACACGCACAATTTAGCGATTACTCAACAAAATTCGGATTACAACTTAATGGGTTGCTGCCCGATACCGAATTTGACAAAAAGGGTATTCCTAATAATGCTGACTTTAAATTCTCTTATCTTGGAAGGATATTTCTTCGCTTTGAGTTAGGAACAGAAATCCTTGAAGGAGAGGTAGGTGCAGGGTATGGTACACTTTCCGGCGTTGATTTTACTAATAGTGAATGGAAAACTACAATTATCCCTATAGATTTCAGGCTCATATTAAGTCCATTCAATACTAAGGGATGGAATCCTTACATATTTGCCGGGGCAGGTTATCTTAATTATAATGTGGAAACCAGGCCCGTATCTCCCACGCCAATTACAGGCGGTGATCTTAAAGATAGTGAATGGAGTGCGTTTATTCCTTTTGGTTTAGGAATTGAATTTGCACTTTCAGAAACAGTACTTTTAGATATCTCCGGCGGTTATACCCAGACATTTACCGATAATCTAAACTATTATAATAACAAAGAGGCTTATTCTGGTGTTACTACAGTTAATGATGGTTACTATTCCGCAGGACTGGGTATTACGTTAGTTAGTGGGTGGGGTGGTTCAGATCATGACAATGACGGATTAACTAAAAGAGAAGAAGATGAACTTGGAACAGATCCAAATAATCCGGATACAGATGGTGATGGTTTAATGGATGGCGAGGAAGTTAATAAATATTTTACTAACCCACTTAACCCGGATTCGGATGGCGATGGCTTGAAGGACGGGGAAGAAGTACTAAATTACAAGACCGATCCAAATAAGGCTGATACGGATGGCGATGGCTTAAAGGATGGGGAAGAAGTATTAAATTACAAGACCGATCCGTTGAACGCTGACACAGACGGTGATAACTTAAATGATGGTGACGAAGTCTTGAAATACAAAACCGATCCGAATAAAGTTGATACCGATGGTGATGGTTTAAAGGATGGCGAGGAAATACTGAAATACAAAACTGACCCTCTAACAGTTGATACAGACGGTGGATCAATTGGCGATGGTGTTGAAGTTAAACGCGGAACAGATCCTCTTGATCCTTCAGATGATGTAGTTAAGGTTAGTGTTGCTCCTCCTGTTGCTTTTGAAGGTATTACCTTTGCATTCGATAAATCTAAAATCACTCCTGAATCGGAAAAAATTCTGATGGATGCTCTTAATACTTTAAAGAACAATGAAGACGTTTCTGTTGAAATAAGTGGTCACACAGATAATGTTGGAAGCGATGCTTACAACCAGAAGTTATCTCTAAGAAGAGCTGATGCTGTTAAAGGCTGGCTCGTTTCTAAAGGTATATCTTCTGATAGATTGACTTCTGTTGGCTATGGTGAATCTAAACCAAAAGTTCCAAATGATACACCTGAAAACATGCATTTGAACCGAAGAGTCGAATTCAAGCAGATTAAGTGA
- a CDS encoding DUF4382 domain-containing protein translates to MRYIKENLIPFAVFVSFFIAVLFYTSCSESTSPENSQGQITITMVDSPAGFDQINISILRVEAHVTGADSNNGWVVINNIEAIYDLLKLKNGVTAIIGNSSLGIGHYSQIRLIIGTGSNIVVDGVTYPLEIPSGEQTGIKLNHEFEIQEGLNYELFLDFDAELSILLTGSGQYIMNPVIRIIPAEISGSISGIIIPINSDASVYAQSGTESINTNADKTTGIFKLMAIIEGTYDVTVSSGNAAYNDTTISNVVVVAKQNTDLGAINLSLK, encoded by the coding sequence ATGAGATACATAAAAGAAAATTTAATTCCTTTTGCTGTCTTTGTGAGTTTTTTTATAGCAGTGCTATTTTACACTAGTTGCAGCGAGTCAACTTCACCTGAAAACAGTCAGGGGCAAATTACAATTACAATGGTGGATTCACCTGCCGGTTTTGATCAGATAAATATTTCAATATTAAGAGTTGAAGCTCATGTAACCGGCGCTGATTCGAATAATGGGTGGGTGGTAATAAACAATATTGAGGCAATTTATGATTTACTGAAATTAAAAAACGGGGTTACCGCTATTATCGGAAATAGCTCATTAGGTATCGGACACTATTCACAAATAAGATTGATAATTGGCACAGGCAGCAATATCGTAGTTGATGGAGTTACGTATCCTCTTGAAATTCCAAGTGGTGAACAAACGGGAATAAAATTAAATCATGAATTTGAAATCCAGGAGGGGCTTAACTATGAGTTATTCTTAGATTTTGATGCTGAGCTTTCAATACTACTTACCGGAAGCGGACAATATATAATGAATCCTGTTATCAGAATTATACCCGCTGAAATCTCAGGCAGCATCTCAGGAATAATAATTCCGATAAATTCCGATGCTTCAGTTTATGCTCAGAGTGGAACGGAATCAATAAATACAAATGCTGATAAGACCACCGGCATATTTAAGTTGATGGCAATTATAGAGGGGACATACGATGTAACAGTGTCTTCAGGGAACGCAGCATACAACGATACAACAATTTCGAACGTTGTCGTTGTGGCAAAACAAAATACTGATTTAGGAGCCATCAACTTAAGTCTAAAATAA
- a CDS encoding OmpA family protein has protein sequence MKLVTLIFFILLGFSQFSLSQDLIETPKNNSMSNVFGLTVEAGATLGLSDYNSNKINYTAKGSLEYYLPSTGSGNFGLRLFGQTGFISGKDAPLGANNLTNEFATRIDAIGGGIFYTLSLGDVVYPWLGVGASNLWFYPEDANGNKLQNAAAENFNTFMIGYNGDAGVRFMVSKSISINIMGGIIVGSEDFLDDIEIGSNNDMLYTGTAGLSYYFGREKDSDGDGVPDSEDACADTPLEAKVDEFGCPLDSDGDGIPDYLDKCANTLTGVKVDAYGCPLDTDGDGVPDYLDKCANTLVGVKVDAKGCPLDTDGDGVPDYLDKCPNIPKGIVVDSKGCTIEKDTVIIIQPTEVESLVLSGDTNFEFNKSALLSSAYTALEGVVNTMKEHSGYKWEVGGYTDAIGSDNYNIKLSQQRAQSVVDYLVSKGVERNNLTIVGYGEANPVATNDTDEGRSMNRRVEIKILSKDSK, from the coding sequence ATGAAACTAGTTACTTTAATATTCTTCATACTTTTGGGTTTTTCGCAGTTTAGTCTGTCTCAAGATTTAATTGAAACCCCAAAGAATAACTCAATGTCAAATGTTTTCGGCTTGACTGTCGAAGCTGGAGCAACCCTGGGGCTGTCCGATTATAATTCGAATAAAATTAATTATACGGCAAAGGGTTCCTTGGAATACTATCTCCCTTCAACAGGAAGTGGGAATTTTGGATTAAGACTATTTGGACAAACAGGATTTATTTCGGGTAAGGATGCTCCATTAGGTGCAAACAATTTAACGAATGAATTTGCAACAAGAATTGATGCAATTGGCGGCGGAATATTTTACACACTTTCTTTAGGCGATGTCGTGTATCCTTGGCTTGGAGTTGGTGCTTCGAATCTTTGGTTTTACCCGGAAGATGCCAACGGAAATAAATTGCAAAATGCTGCAGCAGAAAATTTTAATACATTTATGATTGGTTATAATGGCGATGCTGGTGTTCGATTTATGGTATCGAAAAGTATCAGCATCAATATAATGGGTGGCATAATTGTAGGAAGCGAAGATTTCCTGGATGATATAGAAATCGGTTCCAATAATGATATGTTATACACTGGTACTGCGGGTCTATCCTATTATTTTGGCAGAGAGAAAGATTCCGATGGTGATGGTGTCCCTGATTCGGAAGATGCATGTGCAGACACTCCGTTAGAAGCTAAAGTTGATGAATTTGGTTGTCCGCTTGACTCCGATGGCGATGGTATTCCTGATTACCTTGATAAATGCGCTAACACTCTTACCGGCGTTAAAGTAGATGCCTACGGCTGTCCACTTGATACTGATGGCGATGGCGTTCCAGACTATCTCGATAAATGCGCTAACACACTTGTCGGCGTTAAAGTAGATGCTAAAGGTTGTCCGCTTGATACCGATGGCGATGGTGTTCCAGACTATCTCGATAAATGCCCTAACATACCAAAAGGAATTGTAGTGGATTCTAAAGGATGTACTATTGAGAAGGATACTGTAATTATTATACAGCCGACTGAAGTTGAATCTTTAGTTCTTAGCGGCGACACAAATTTTGAATTTAATAAATCAGCACTCCTTTCTAGCGCATACACTGCTCTCGAAGGCGTTGTAAATACCATGAAGGAACATTCCGGATACAAATGGGAAGTCGGTGGTTATACTGATGCAATTGGTTCAGATAATTATAATATAAAACTTTCACAACAAAGAGCCCAATCAGTTGTAGATTATCTCGTAAGTAAAGGTGTTGAAAGAAATAATCTTACAATAGTAGGCTATGGAGAAGCTAATCCAGTTGCTACAAATGACACAGATGAAGGAAGATCTATGAACAGAAGAGTTGAAATAAAAATACTTTCAAAAGATAGCAAGTAG
- a CDS encoding OmpA family protein has product MKKIKIILLLSSLSISILIYGCGASNTVKGGVIGGVSGGVVGGIIGDQLGNTVMGAIIGAAVGGTAGALIGNYMDKQAEEMQNDIEGAEIERVGEGIKITFDSGILFATNSSTLEPQARLNINKLAMILNKYPDTNILVTGHTDFDGTEEYNQALSERRAKSVSDYAMAQGIISSRFSIIGLGETEPVASNETDEGKHLNRRVEIAIFANEDLKDAAENGDLNY; this is encoded by the coding sequence ATGAAAAAAATAAAAATCATACTATTACTCTCATCATTATCTATATCAATTCTTATTTATGGTTGTGGTGCAAGTAATACTGTTAAAGGTGGAGTCATAGGAGGGGTCAGTGGTGGTGTAGTTGGAGGAATTATTGGCGATCAATTGGGCAACACAGTTATGGGCGCAATAATAGGTGCTGCAGTTGGTGGTACTGCAGGGGCTTTGATTGGGAACTATATGGATAAGCAAGCTGAAGAAATGCAAAATGATATTGAAGGTGCAGAAATAGAGAGAGTTGGCGAAGGTATAAAAATTACTTTTGATTCGGGGATATTATTTGCAACTAACTCTTCAACGCTTGAACCTCAGGCGAGATTAAATATTAATAAACTTGCTATGATTTTAAACAAATATCCCGATACAAATATTTTGGTAACAGGGCATACTGACTTTGATGGTACCGAAGAATACAATCAGGCTTTATCCGAAAGAAGAGCTAAGTCAGTATCAGATTATGCAATGGCTCAAGGAATTATTTCCTCAAGATTTTCAATTATTGGATTAGGCGAAACTGAACCTGTAGCCTCTAATGAAACAGATGAAGGCAAGCATCTAAATCGAAGAGTTGAGATTGCAATTTTTGCAAATGAGGATCTCAAAGACGCAGCTGAAAATGGCGACCTTAATTATTAG
- a CDS encoding GIY-YIG nuclease family protein, producing MSYFLYILKSFSTDKFYVGISANPELLLSYHNSFEKGFTSRYRPWKIIFNKSPYAKVIIMSFRPDESGLESVLRRLLDAERQCHQHDNCVR from the coding sequence ATGAGTTATTTCCTCTACATACTAAAATCCTTTTCGACTGATAAGTTTTACGTTGGTATTTCTGCCAATCCTGAATTGCTTTTATCCTACCACAACTCTTTCGAGAAAGGTTTTACGTCGAGATACAGACCCTGGAAAATTATATTTAATAAGTCACCTTACGCAAAAGTAATAATTATGTCATTCCGTCCCGATGAATCGGGATTGGAATCTGTTTTACGCAGATTATTAGATGCTGAAAGGCAATGCCATCAGCATGACAACTGCGTAAGATGA
- a CDS encoding response regulator transcription factor encodes MSKIKCIIIEDEPLAVKVLTDYILQVPFLELQATFKDAILATDYLRQNSTDLIFLDIHLPKLKGMAFLKTLTNPPSVIVRTAYHQYAVEGFNLNVTDYLLKPFEFERFLIAVNKVKKAEREKQDLSESQEIKDFISLNVQKRKVKILFSEILYIESQREYIKIITTKKEYISKMSTHEIESLLPSNIFKRIHRSFIVPITRIESYTAEAVEVNGVSIPIGRDYKSIIANL; translated from the coding sequence ATGTCTAAAATAAAATGCATTATAATAGAAGATGAGCCGTTAGCAGTCAAAGTTTTAACGGATTATATTTTGCAGGTTCCATTCCTGGAATTACAAGCTACTTTTAAAGATGCTATTCTGGCAACTGACTACTTAAGGCAAAATAGTACTGACCTTATTTTTTTAGATATTCATCTGCCTAAATTAAAAGGTATGGCATTTTTAAAGACTCTTACAAATCCGCCTTCAGTAATTGTTAGAACAGCTTATCATCAATATGCAGTGGAGGGGTTTAATCTAAATGTAACAGATTACTTATTAAAGCCATTCGAATTTGAACGATTTTTAATAGCCGTAAATAAGGTAAAAAAAGCAGAAAGAGAAAAACAGGATTTAAGTGAAAGCCAGGAGATAAAAGATTTTATATCTCTAAATGTGCAAAAAAGGAAGGTGAAAATTTTATTCTCAGAGATACTTTATATTGAAAGTCAAAGAGAATACATCAAAATCATTACAACAAAAAAAGAGTACATCTCAAAAATGAGTACTCATGAAATTGAGTCTCTTTTACCTTCAAATATCTTTAAACGAATACACCGGTCTTTTATCGTTCCGATAACCAGGATTGAATCATACACAGCCGAAGCGGTTGAGGTTAATGGAGTTTCTATTCCTATTGGCAGAGACTACAAATCAATCATAGCAAACTTATAA
- a CDS encoding histidine kinase yields MKLQINKERITFYLWTTSAYLLLWLIVDLAQHPVSFFQYAVNEIWRAVYILLVMFLFFEYTIPRLNKKNKIKSISLLAIQIFLFSFGLFAWRYLGIQLHIYNDFASYTSCKEGVGDQFGSSIFAILFFAVIRHFHNYRKLRADAQQLRIEKQEAELSYLKSQTNPHFLFNTLNNIYSLARDKSDLAPESILRLSKILRFMLYETGGAYIAIEQELKIINDYIALEKLRYDDTLSVNFNYDIEDMKQALPPLLLIPLVENAFKHGVSETRNQPFVDIHLSVNNRLLIFVVKNSTEKFPEDRSAKENIGLSNLRRQLELLYKDFNLSVQQGESVFTASLKINLASHV; encoded by the coding sequence ATGAAACTGCAAATTAATAAAGAACGAATCACTTTCTATTTGTGGACTACTTCTGCTTATTTGTTGCTTTGGTTGATCGTGGATTTAGCACAGCATCCAGTGTCTTTTTTTCAATATGCCGTAAATGAAATTTGGCGGGCGGTTTATATACTGCTCGTTATGTTCCTTTTTTTTGAATACACAATCCCCCGATTAAACAAGAAAAATAAAATCAAATCCATTTCACTTTTAGCCATTCAGATTTTTTTATTTTCATTTGGATTATTTGCGTGGCGCTACTTGGGTATCCAATTACATATCTATAATGATTTTGCATCATACACTAGTTGCAAGGAAGGGGTCGGTGATCAATTCGGGTCAAGCATTTTTGCGATACTATTTTTTGCAGTCATTAGACATTTTCATAATTATAGAAAATTAAGAGCTGATGCACAGCAGCTGCGTATTGAAAAACAAGAAGCAGAATTAAGCTATCTTAAGTCACAAACCAATCCACATTTTTTATTCAACACGTTAAATAATATTTATTCATTGGCAAGAGATAAATCTGATCTTGCCCCGGAATCAATTTTAAGGTTGTCGAAAATTTTGCGTTTTATGCTATATGAAACTGGTGGAGCGTATATAGCTATAGAACAGGAACTAAAAATTATCAATGACTATATTGCCCTTGAAAAATTGCGTTATGATGATACTTTAAGTGTTAATTTTAACTATGACATTGAAGATATGAAACAAGCATTACCGCCGTTGTTGCTGATCCCATTAGTTGAAAATGCATTTAAGCATGGCGTATCTGAAACAAGAAATCAGCCATTTGTCGATATCCATCTATCAGTTAATAACCGTCTTTTAATTTTTGTTGTAAAAAATTCTACAGAAAAATTTCCTGAAGATCGCAGTGCAAAAGAAAATATCGGTCTCTCTAACTTGAGACGCCAACTGGAATTACTATATAAGGATTTCAATCTATCTGTTCAACAAGGCGAATCTGTTTTTACAGCTTCTTTAAAAATTAACCTGGCAAGCCATGTCTAA